CGCTGTTCAAGCTGGTGGACGATCCGCGGATCACGCGGGTGGGAGCGATCCTGCGGCGCACCAGCCTGGACGAGCTTCCGCAGCTGATCAACGTGCTGCGCGGGGAGATGAGCCTGGTGGGGCCGAGGCCGCTGCCGCTCACCGACATGGAGCGCTTCGAGCCGCGGCACTTCGAGCGGCTGGCGGTGACGCCGGGGATCACGGGGCCGTGGCAGGTGAGC
This genomic window from Longimicrobium sp. contains:
- a CDS encoding sugar transferase, which translates into the protein LFKLVDDPRITRVGAILRRTSLDELPQLINVLRGEMSLVGPRPLPLTDMERFEPRHFERLAVTPGITGPWQVSGRNLVTDFDEVLRMERSYIAEWSLWLDVRIMLRTLVVVLRGEGAY